From Micromonospora sp. NBC_01699, a single genomic window includes:
- a CDS encoding phosphoesterase produces the protein MSRRRLVKYAGVGATLAAASPLIGSGAAFANDDDDRKGDKQGGGDSGSRAWRAGDHHIHSEYSGNFDTSVNPPKFSKGADAVYPIVTNAIMAKNFGLTWAMCTDHGGPTHSKVNLEQAYPDLLLSRKLVPEVLQFWGMEFDAPALDHHTLMIPRHDDEAKLLFELESRFAKNDPFPADPTRDTEAKMVEFLKYARGLEQRPLVIAHHAARSAPGLGVYGQDTPREFRNGNNAAPEIYVGFEGAPGHQAGPLNGGARGGYGNYPTHGGFDQMTARVGGLWDSLLGEGRRWWITATSDSHVHWTRGGSDFWPGEYSKTYVHARQGYADIMDGLRNGRIFVTTGDLVTGLDLTASGQGRNASVSETITLNRRNRTDVEIEIKFRPLEGKNANGDRPQVRRVDLITGQITGPNSNLDADTNPTTKVVARFGPRDWRKQGRDYVIRHTLRNVETDMYARVRGTNTDEAEPLADGLESPWDDLWFYSNPVFVQVR, from the coding sequence ATGTCGCGCCGTCGATTGGTCAAGTACGCCGGTGTCGGCGCGACCCTCGCCGCCGCGAGCCCGCTGATCGGAAGCGGCGCGGCGTTCGCCAACGACGACGATGACCGCAAGGGCGACAAGCAGGGCGGTGGAGACTCCGGTAGCCGGGCGTGGCGGGCGGGCGACCACCACATCCACTCGGAGTACAGCGGCAACTTCGACACCTCGGTCAACCCGCCGAAGTTCTCCAAGGGCGCGGACGCGGTGTACCCGATCGTCACCAACGCGATCATGGCGAAGAACTTCGGCCTGACCTGGGCGATGTGCACCGACCACGGTGGGCCGACGCACTCGAAGGTGAACCTGGAGCAGGCGTACCCCGACCTGCTGCTCTCCCGCAAACTGGTGCCCGAGGTGCTCCAGTTCTGGGGCATGGAGTTCGACGCGCCGGCCCTGGACCACCACACGCTGATGATCCCGCGGCATGACGACGAGGCGAAGCTGCTCTTCGAGTTGGAGAGCCGGTTCGCCAAGAACGACCCCTTCCCGGCGGACCCGACCCGGGACACCGAGGCCAAGATGGTCGAGTTCCTCAAGTACGCCCGCGGCCTGGAGCAGCGCCCGCTGGTCATCGCCCACCACGCGGCCCGGTCCGCGCCCGGCCTCGGCGTCTACGGGCAGGACACTCCTCGGGAGTTCCGCAACGGCAACAACGCCGCACCGGAGATCTACGTCGGGTTCGAGGGCGCCCCCGGCCACCAGGCCGGTCCGCTCAACGGTGGCGCCCGGGGTGGCTACGGCAACTACCCGACCCACGGTGGCTTCGACCAGATGACCGCCCGGGTCGGCGGGCTGTGGGACTCGCTGCTCGGTGAGGGCCGGCGCTGGTGGATCACCGCCACCTCCGACTCGCACGTGCACTGGACCCGCGGCGGCTCCGACTTCTGGCCCGGCGAGTACAGCAAGACCTACGTGCACGCCCGCCAGGGCTACGCCGACATCATGGACGGGCTGCGCAACGGCCGGATCTTCGTCACCACCGGCGACCTGGTCACCGGCCTCGACCTGACCGCGTCCGGCCAGGGCCGCAACGCCTCGGTGAGTGAGACCATCACGCTCAACCGCCGCAACCGGACCGACGTCGAGATCGAGATCAAGTTCCGGCCGCTGGAGGGCAAGAACGCCAACGGCGACCGCCCGCAGGTCCGCCGCGTCGACCTGATCACCGGCCAGATCACCGGCCCGAACAGCAACCTCGACGCCGACACCAACCCGACAACCAAGGTCGTCGCCCGGTTCGGTCCCCGCGACTGGCGCAAGCAGGGCCGCGACTACGTCATCCGGCACACCCTGCGCAACGTCGAGACCGACATGTACGCCCGGGTACGCGGCACCAACACCGACGAGGCCGAACCCCTCGCCGACGGCCTGGAGAGCCCCTGGGACGACCTCTGGTTCTACTCGAACCCGGTCTTCGTCCAGGTCCGCTAA